DNA from Acidobacteriota bacterium:
GCTGAAGGGACAAGGACAAGAGCGAGAGCTCGCAACCAGCTATTCCCGCAAGCCTTTAGAAATTAGCCAATAAGGTACTTGAGAAAAGGGGTTTATCCTGAAGGTATCCAGCCACCCGAGGGGAAACGCAAGACCGTGCTGCTCGGGGTGGCTCTCCGCTCGGCTCCTGCCGATAGTTTGCTAGAACGGACGGCTGTAGTAGCCACGCTTGGCTCTGACGATGACATTCGGGAGGTCGATCTCGATCTTGATGCGGCGAAACCTGCCGTCATTTTTCTTGTTGGTGGGACTGTAGGCCAGGCTGTACTGGCTGCTCAGCTCGGCGGCAATTTCCTGGAAAGCATCGCCCAGGTTGCGGAGGCCCTCGGAGACGTAAAGGGTGCCCCCAGTGACCTCTGCCAACTGTTGCAGATACTCGCGGCCCTGGTCATATTCCGCGTCGCTTCGGCCGAGGCCGACGCCGGTGGGGAATCGGGGGTCGCGGCTTGGAGGAGGCCGGCGGCGAGAAGTTGGGCGGCGAGAGGGCACGGGCAATCCGACGCGTCCCCCACCGGTCGGCAATCCGACTGTACCCCCACCGGTCGGCAACCCGACCTGCCCCCCGCCGGTCGGAATACCCGTGGTGCCGCCTCCCCTCCTCGAGGGAGGTCTCCGGTTGCGGGACATGGGCCCCCTATCGTACCGGGTGTCGAAAAAGATCGGGTAGATGAGCGTATCGGCCTCTTTGGCCAGTTCGATGGTTTCACTCCGCGTAGAAGTGGGGCTGGCGGTGTCGACGCCATCGGTGAAGAGCACCATGGCCTTTCGTTCCGGTCTGGGACGGAGCTTCTGCTGCAGGGCGAGGTAGACGGCTTCATAGAGCTGGGTGGATCCCCCGGTACGAGTTCCCTTGATAGCCCGTTCGGTAGCTGGCTTGCTGCGGGTAAAGTCACTATCGAGGTGCACTTCATCGTCGAAAGAGATGACCAGCACGTCGTCGTCGACATGAATCTGATCGATGAAGCGAATGGCTTCGTCCTGGATCTGTGTCAACTTGTTAATGGTGCTGTTGCTGGTGTCCAGGAGCAGTCCCACGGCGAAGGGGGTGTCCACCGGGGAGAAGTGAGTAATTTGTTGCTCGACCCTGTCCTCGTAGATCCGGAAGTTTTCCTTCGTCAGGTAGGTCAGGTATCTACCGTTGGTGTCGGTCACCACCACGTTGACATTGACCAGGTCCACGTCCACCGAGAGCGTGTAGCGATCATCGGCCCCGCTGGCCCCATCCTGGCCTTGCTTTGGGTTAGCGGAATTGGGACCGGGTTGGGGGTCGCCGCCGGCGTCGGGTTCCCTCGGAGCAACCTGTGCGTGACGGGCCACGGCCTTCAGGATCCGTCGGGTGGCACCCAGTTGTTTCAGGGCCTTCCTGGCCGACTTGTCGACGCGGAAGCCGACCTTGCGCTGCGCGATGAGGTAAAGGACCCGATCCTCGGAGACCTGTCCTTGCTGGAATTGCTGAATCAGGTGCTTGAGTTGGTTCCAGGAGAGGGGCTGGTCGGCCTGGTAGGTCCATAGGGCCGGAACCAGCCAGCAGCTGGCAAGAAAGACCAACAGAAGGACCTTGGCCGGCCGAGCCGGGCATGAGTGAATACGACTGTCGAGCATGCGAGCTAGCATACCAGATTGCCGGATTGGCGAGAGGAGACGGTGACCCTTTTTCGGAACTTGGATGTCGATCTTGGGGGAAATGTTGTATGGAAATACGGAGACAGGGCTCTAGCCCGCATTTCTCACCAGGTCGCTGGTGGCGTGATGAAATCGAGTTGATTTTCAGTACCTTGATAGGCTCCATGTAAAGGGCTTGCTGGTAACAGACGGCGCTGAGCACGCCCTGGCTGGTCCTTTTCCCTTCAGCGCGCACATGCTCCCGCGACCGTAGTGACCGCTACGCTCTTCGGTCGCGAGCACGCGCTGAAGGAAAAAGTCCTGCGCCATGATCACGCCCCCTGGTGAGAAATGCGGGCTAGCAGCCCGGGGTCGGCCGGCTTCTCCTTGAGAGCCACAGTCGGACGTAGTGCCTGCGTTCCGGAGGGCGGGTCGAATCCTCGAACGCGGTGCGATTGTGGAGAATCCAGTGGTTGTTGGTCAGAAGAACCTGGCCTGCTCGCAGCCGGAACTCGACACGGAACTCGGGGAGCCTCAACAGACTCTCCAGGACCTCCAGGGCGCGGAGTTGGCGCCGAGTGAGGGGGCGACCGGCCTTTTGGTGACCGACTTCAATGTAGTAGTGCAGATAGCGAACGGTGAGCTCTCCGGATGCCCAAGAGAAAATGGGGCTCTGAGAGATGGGCGATTCACCCGGGAGAAATTCTCCTCTGCGATCGAACCAGAAAGGCTGATAGAGGCAGGGCAGCAGGTCGGCGTGCCGGCTGAGAAGGCGGTTGTGCAGCGTGAGGGCACTGATCAACTGGGACTCGCCCCCCTTGACCGCCGGTCGCAGGCAGAGCAAGGCAACCAGGTCGGGGATCACCTGACCGAAGGCGTTGTCCGTGTGAAAGCTGCTCTCTGCCGTAGTTCCGGAAAAGCGGCCACCCCGGGTGACGTCGTATCCCTTGTCTTTCACATCGAACAGAAGCGTTCCGGCAATGTCCTGGGTCATGGGGAGACCGAATTCGCAGCCCAATAGCCAGAAGAGCGCCCGGGCCCGGCTCGGCGAGCACTGGCCCACGGGAATGCGATCCAGCACCACAAAGCCTCGGCCTCGGTCAAGGATGGCTCGCAGCGATTGCCAGTCCCTGCACGCATTCCATGGTGGGATTGGCAAGTCGGTGATTGGTTGGCCGGGATTCTTCTCGAGACCGGAGGCCACTTGGCCGGCAGAGTCCAGCCAACCTGGTGGAAGCTGCGCTGTCCAGGAGAACTCTTCTCCGACCGTTTGGCGTGTCCAGGCTCGGTCGTCGAGGATCGGTTCGGTCAGCACGCTATCTTCAGGGCGAAGGTGACATTAGGCGCTTCGCAGTCAGCCATGGTAGTTTACCTGGTGTTTTGCCTCAGGAACAGGGTTGCCCTCTTTCGGAGCGCGACGGCGCCGGATTCCAGGAGCGACGACGAGCCAATGCTCATTCATTGTAAGGAGGAGCGACGACGAAGACGGCGCCGTACCGCCCGAACCCGGAGGGCCGATGGAGGTTCCGGGGAGGGAGAGCACAACGGTGCCGGCTGGCTGAAACGCGACGGGCCTCTCCTACCGACCGTTTACCGGCGGAACCTCCATCGGAGATGGTGACCCTATTTCTGAGACTAGACACGAGCCCCCGTTTGAGGCTTCAAGGCGATCTGAAGCCCTGCTTGAGGTTTTCCGAAATCCGAGGAATTGCCCATGCTCTATCTTTCCCGTGCCGATGTCGAAGCTGTTGACCTGCCCATGCCCGATATCATCGCTGCCCTGGAAGCCATGTTTATCGAGAAAGGGCAAGGGAAAGTCGAAATGCCGCCGAAACCTGGTATTCATACCCGAAAGGATGCCTTTATTCACGCCATGCCCGCCTACATTCCCAGCCTGTCGGCAGCCGGAATCAAGTGGGTTTCGGGTTATCCGGACAATCAGGCCAAGGGCCTGCCCTACATTACCGGGCTCCTGATTCTCAATGACCCCGATACGGGAATTCCCCTATCAGTGATGGATGCTACCTGGATTACCGCCAAGAGAACGGGCGCCGCGACTGCCGTTGCCGCCAGGCAGTTGGCCAGACCCGATAGCGCCACCGCGGGAATCATCGCCTGTGGCGTGCAGGGACGCAGCAATCTGGAAGCGCTGGCGGCAGTGTTCGATCTGCGTCGGGTGACGGCATACGATATCCATCCTGAGATTGCTCGGAGCTTTGCCACGGAGATGGGACAGCGGTTGCAGTTGGAGATCGAAGTGGTCGGCACGCCGAAGGAATGCGTGGGGGCCGACCTGGTGGTGACCAGTGGTCCCATCCTGAAGAATCCCGAGCCCGTGATTGAACCCGGATGGTTGCGCCGGGGAGCCTTTGCCAGCGCCGTCGACTTCGATTCCTATTGGCAAGGGGATGCCTTGGCCGAGGCCGACAAACTGGCGACCGACGACACTGAACAATTGGACTATTATCGCGACCAGGGCTACTTCAGGCAGACACCCCGGGCCCATGCCGACCTGGGAGAGATCCTGGCCGGCAGGAAACCCGGTCGGGAACGCGAGGACGAGCGAACGTTCTGCATCAACCTGGGAATCGCCCTGGATGACATGGCCACGGCGATCATTGTTTACCGGGAAGCCAGGAAGCTGGGCCTGGGGAGGGAGCTGCCGCTGTAGTGTCCTGTCTCAGAACACCAGCGCCCGGCTGCGGTTGCGGTCTGGCCTAGTGAATTCAATTGTTATATAGTACTAGATCCGCGCTCGCAGGTTCAGCCTGCCTGTGGGTGCGGCGAGGCCTGATTCGACCGGATCCTCCTGTCGCCATTGGGCCAGGGAAGGGAGTTCGGCAACTCTCATTTGAACTCTTCTCAAGGGATCAGAATGGAATTGGCCGGCGAAAGTACGGCTCCCTCTCCGGAATACAGTGCCGGTATGGCGATGTCGGCTCAGGCGGCGGCCCTGCACGTGTCTCGCTCGGAGAGAGCGCCAAGGGATAGTGAACCTGCCTGTCTGG
Protein-coding regions in this window:
- a CDS encoding TauD/TfdA family dioxygenase codes for the protein MLTEPILDDRAWTRQTVGEEFSWTAQLPPGWLDSAGQVASGLEKNPGQPITDLPIPPWNACRDWQSLRAILDRGRGFVVLDRIPVGQCSPSRARALFWLLGCEFGLPMTQDIAGTLLFDVKDKGYDVTRGGRFSGTTAESSFHTDNAFGQVIPDLVALLCLRPAVKGGESQLISALTLHNRLLSRHADLLPCLYQPFWFDRRGEFLPGESPISQSPIFSWASGELTVRYLHYYIEVGHQKAGRPLTRRQLRALEVLESLLRLPEFRVEFRLRAGQVLLTNNHWILHNRTAFEDSTRPPERRHYVRLWLSRRSRPTPGC
- a CDS encoding VWA domain-containing protein; its protein translation is MLARMLDSRIHSCPARPAKVLLLVFLASCWLVPALWTYQADQPLSWNQLKHLIQQFQQGQVSEDRVLYLIAQRKVGFRVDKSARKALKQLGATRRILKAVARHAQVAPREPDAGGDPQPGPNSANPKQGQDGASGADDRYTLSVDVDLVNVNVVVTDTNGRYLTYLTKENFRIYEDRVEQQITHFSPVDTPFAVGLLLDTSNSTINKLTQIQDEAIRFIDQIHVDDDVLVISFDDEVHLDSDFTRSKPATERAIKGTRTGGSTQLYEAVYLALQQKLRPRPERKAMVLFTDGVDTASPTSTRSETIELAKEADTLIYPIFFDTRYDRGPMSRNRRPPSRRGGGTTGIPTGGGQVGLPTGGGTVGLPTGGGRVGLPVPSRRPTSRRRPPPSRDPRFPTGVGLGRSDAEYDQGREYLQQLAEVTGGTLYVSEGLRNLGDAFQEIAAELSSQYSLAYSPTNKKNDGRFRRIKIEIDLPNVIVRAKRGYYSRPF
- a CDS encoding ornithine cyclodeaminase family protein, whose amino-acid sequence is MLYLSRADVEAVDLPMPDIIAALEAMFIEKGQGKVEMPPKPGIHTRKDAFIHAMPAYIPSLSAAGIKWVSGYPDNQAKGLPYITGLLILNDPDTGIPLSVMDATWITAKRTGAATAVAARQLARPDSATAGIIACGVQGRSNLEALAAVFDLRRVTAYDIHPEIARSFATEMGQRLQLEIEVVGTPKECVGADLVVTSGPILKNPEPVIEPGWLRRGAFASAVDFDSYWQGDALAEADKLATDDTEQLDYYRDQGYFRQTPRAHADLGEILAGRKPGREREDERTFCINLGIALDDMATAIIVYREARKLGLGRELPL